A genomic region of Anopheles coustani chromosome 3, idAnoCousDA_361_x.2, whole genome shotgun sequence contains the following coding sequences:
- the LOC131271803 gene encoding cysteine--tRNA ligase, cytoplasmic: MAKRVQPTWQVPEEKPSPKLYLYNSLTRRKEPFVPRDGRNVRWYSCGPTVYDASHMGHARSYISFDILRRVLSDYFGYNILYVMNITDIDDKIIKRARQNFLYERYLEQAKGFPLERLLDDSKEVMTTFRANIARTTDPDKKTMMDRMLEKLTVAVDNLSLAVKDGDEGKVKEAQEKLLHDSKDPLADMLDGKQGSSVTENAIFETLPRFWEDEFHKDMNALNVLPPDVLTRVSEYVPQIVTYIERIIANGLAYEANGSVYFDVAGFDRKEQHYYAKLVPEAYGDAKQLQEGEGDLSTGEDRLTEKRSPNDFALWKSSKAGEPWWDSPWGRGRPGWHIECSAMASDICGDYLDIHTGGVDLKFPHHDNELAQSEAHDGSSEWVKYFLHTGHLTIAGCKMSKSLKNFVTIQQALERHTATQLRLAFLLHSWKDTLDYSENTMEMAVQYERFLNEFFLNVKDLTRHVQTGLPRDAFNRWTPVEAELQQKFADTRAAIHEALCDNVDTRTALDALRGLVSVCNVYIKEHRTALNALLLRRIASYCTDLLHTFGAINGPRGGIGFPISSGTTAGGASGDLEQTVMPYLSAMAEFRTSVREQARELKATTILQLCDQLRDDILPALGVRLEDREGAPSALKLVPAEVLLKEREAKRAEEARKAAEKERKKAEQAAAQAAKDAQRKIPPAEMFRAETDKYSAFDATGLPTHDAEGKEISKGQQKKLQKLQQAQEKRYQEYLASNT, translated from the exons atgGCCAAACGTGTACAACCGACGTGGCAAGTGccggaagaaaaaccatcGCCAAAGTTGTATCTCTACAACAGCTTGACACGTCGCAAGGAACCTTTCGTCCCGCGGGACGGCCGGAACGTGCGGTGGTACAGCTGTGGACCGACCGTGTACGATGCGTCCCATATGGGTCACGCCAGGTCGTACATTAGCTTCGACATTCTGCGCCGAGTGCTGAGCGACTACTTTGGCTACAACATCCTGTACGTGATGAACATTACCGACATCGACGATAAGATCATAAAACGTGCACGGCAGAACTTTTTGTACGAGCGATACCTGGAGCAGGCGAAAGGGTTCCCCTTGGAGCGGTTGCTTGACGATAGCAAAGAGGTGATGACGACATTCCGGGCGAACATTGCACGGACGACGGATCCGGACAAGAAAACGATGATGGACCGCATGCTGGAAAAGCTGACCGTGGCGGTCGATAATCTCTCGCTCGCAGTCAAAGACGGGGACGAGGGGAAAGTGAAAGAAGCCCAGGAAAAGTTGCTGCACGACTCGAAGGACCCACTGGCCGATATGCTCGATGGCAAGCAAGGCTCGTCGGTGACGGAAAATGCAATCTTCGAGACCCTGCCTCGCTTTTGGGAGGACGAGTTCCATAAGGACATGAACGCACTCAATGTCCTTCCGCCGGATGTGTTGACGCGCGTCAGTGAATATGTTCCGCAAATCGTTACCTACATCGAGCGAATCATTGCGAATGGGCTCGCGTATGAGGCAAACGGTTCGGTTTACTTTGACGTAGCCGGGTTTGACCGGAAGGAGCAGCATTACTACGCGAAGCTGGTCCCCGAGGCGTACGGTGACGCGAAACAGCTACAGGAGGGCGAAGGAGACCTCAGTACGGGCGAGGATCGGCTAACGGAGAAACGGTCGCCAAACGATTTCGCCCTATGGAAGAGCAGCAAGGCGGGTGAACCGTGGTGGGATAGTCCATGGGGACGTGGACGTCCCGGCTGGCATATCGAATGCTCCGCCATGGCATCCGATATCTGCGGAGACTATCTGGACATTCACACGGGAGGCGTCGATCTCAAGTTTCCTCATCACGACAACGAGCTGGCGCAGAGTGAGGCGCACGATGGTAGCAGCGAGTGGGTGAAGTATTTCCTGCACACCGGCCACCTAACCATCGCCGGGTGCAAGATGTCAAAGTCGTTGAAAAACTTTGTCACAATCCAGCAAGCCCTCGAGCGGCATACAGCCACTCAGCTCCGGTTAGCTTTTCTGCTTCACTCCTGGAAGGACACGCTTGATTACTCCGAGAACACGATGGAAATGGCCGTGCAGTATGAACGCTTCCTGAACGAGTTTTTCCTCAACGTCAAGGACCTCACGCGCCACGTCCAGACTGGTCTCCCGAGGGATGCTTTCAACCGCTGGACACCGGTCGAGGCGGAGTTGCAGCAAAAGTTTGCCGACACACGGGCGGCCATCCATGAGGCCCTCTGTGATAACGTCGACACGCGTACCGCCTTGGATGCATTGCGAGGCCTGGTATCGGTTTGCAACGTGTACATCAAGGAACACCGGACGGCACTGAACGCACTTTTGCTCCGCCGTATCGCCTCCTACTGCACCGATCTGCTGCACACTTTCGGAGCAATCAATGGTCCACGGGGTGGCATCGGATTTCCAATCAGTTCCGGAACGACTGCTGGCGGCGCAAGCGGCGAT cTGGAACAAACCGTTATGCCGTACCTCTCCGCCATGGCCGAATTCCGTACCTCGGTTCGGGAGCAAGCGCGCGAACTGAAAGCGACCACCATCCTACAACTGTGCGATCAACTGCGTGACGACATTTTGCCTGCGCTTGGCGTACGGCTCGAGGATCGCGAAGGTGCCCCGTCGGCCCTCAAGCTCGTCCCGGCCGAAGTGCTGCTGAAGGAACGCGAAGCTAAGCGTGCCGAAGAGGCGCGCAAGGCTGCCGAAAAGGAGCGCAAAAAGGCCGAACAAGCGGCAGCTCAGGCTGCGAAGGACGCACAACGGAAGATCCCTCCGGCGGAGATGTTCCGGGCGGAAACCGATAAGTACTCGGCCTTCGACGCAACCGGACTGCCGACGCACGATGCTGAAGGAAAGGAGATTAGCAAGGGGCAGCAAAAGAAGCTCCAGAAGCTGCAGCAGGCACAAGAAAAACGCTACCAAGAGTATCTTGCCTCAAACACCTAA
- the LOC131271833 gene encoding large ribosomal subunit protein eL20, which produces MKAKGLLKEYQVIGRKLPSDKERNPPLFKMHIFAPDHIVAKSRFWYFLRQLRKFKKATGEIVSVKRILEKTPLKVKNFGIWLRYDSRSGTHNMYREYRDLTVGGAVTQCYSDMASRHRARAHSIQIIKVEAIPASKVRRVHIKQFLDSKIRFPLVQRYHHKRYRKLFSYRRPADYYL; this is translated from the exons ATGAAAGCAAAAGGATTG ctGAAGGAATATCAAGTGATCGGGCGTAAGCTGCCCTCGGATAAGGAGAGGAACCCTCCTCTATTCAAGATGCACATCTTCGCTCCGGATCACATCGTAGCCAAGTCGCGCTTCTGGTACTTCCTGCGCCAGCTGCGTAAGTTCAAGAAGGCCACCGGTGAGATCGTCTCGGTGAAGCGCATCCTGGAAAAGACGCCGCTGAAGGTGAAGAACTTCGGCATCTGGTTGCGCTACGATTCTCGCTCCGGTACCCACAACATGTACCGTGAGTACCGTGACCTGACCGTCGGCGGTGCCGTCACGCAGTGCTACAGTGACATGGCTTCTCGCCATCGTGCCCGTGCCCATTCGATCCAG ATCATCAAGGTGGAAGCTATCCCCGCGTCCAAGGTGCGCCGTGTGCACATCAAGCAGTTCCTTGATTCGAAGATCCGATTCCCGCTGGTGCAGCGATACCACCACAAGCGCTACCGAAAGCTGTTCTCCTACCGCCGCCCGGCCGACTACTACCTGTAA